One genomic segment of Mesoterricola silvestris includes these proteins:
- a CDS encoding tetratricopeptide repeat protein: protein MTNEIPGTFCQNCFTWNPGEREICRKCGTRLLIVAGDQTWEETEEMEAEDDLDEHLLERITGLEETLRRVETYLETVSDQMGRLERSEVMLRNGLMSLVQEMEHKGQLDAQAFSSRWEQLVEENLQLISARELFTRYRARILPIAKPKAASQLKRALLETSALLDNGQLPEAATRLGEALALDPKNYELVFTVAALKEVAQVWDEAEQLARRVVQLSPRHFEGWMLLAKVLQDDPARADAAIETLRIAADLRPDEAGPKIQLAELLLEEEDLQGSLESAQEAVNLQRDGETLCLLAEALLARGEAPKAIPLLKEASGYLPGDLRVRELLAEGYILADERPKAFSILAELLRQHPGDPQLLLLLDAENAAQLRSARGGKAEARYLLDDAEDWLAEANLAEAEAVLKKARRKDKSERLEWLELNLAYQKDPKAHLGKAVLFAGSPRHPRLCFQALRLALDTLMDRNDEKGLNQALEVFFNAHPKSSGAWEAAIIRQAHRLMNSRINEADLAEVRRLQANPLPGQEARARTLLGQYLLELKHPREVVQLVDPVIASEPTMINHFQLGMALAALREKDEALAVLRDGLEADPGDLPESQTTLLRSRMEGMIHDLEQPAGHL from the coding sequence ATGACGAACGAGATCCCTGGAACCTTCTGCCAGAACTGCTTCACCTGGAACCCGGGAGAACGGGAGATCTGCCGCAAGTGCGGCACCCGGCTCCTCATCGTCGCGGGGGACCAGACCTGGGAGGAAACCGAGGAGATGGAAGCCGAGGACGACCTCGACGAGCATCTTCTGGAGCGCATCACCGGGCTGGAGGAGACCCTGCGCCGGGTGGAGACCTACCTGGAGACCGTCTCCGACCAGATGGGCCGCCTGGAGCGCAGCGAAGTGATGCTGCGCAACGGCCTCATGTCCCTGGTGCAGGAGATGGAGCACAAGGGCCAGCTGGACGCCCAGGCCTTTTCCTCCCGGTGGGAGCAGCTGGTGGAGGAGAACCTGCAGCTCATCAGCGCCCGGGAGCTCTTCACCCGCTACCGCGCCCGCATCCTCCCCATCGCCAAGCCCAAGGCCGCCTCGCAACTGAAGCGGGCCCTGCTGGAGACCTCGGCCCTCCTGGACAACGGCCAGCTGCCCGAGGCCGCCACCCGCCTGGGCGAGGCCCTGGCCCTGGATCCCAAGAACTACGAACTGGTGTTCACCGTGGCCGCCCTCAAGGAGGTGGCCCAGGTGTGGGACGAGGCCGAGCAGCTGGCGCGCCGGGTGGTGCAGCTGAGCCCCCGGCACTTCGAAGGCTGGATGCTCCTGGCCAAGGTGCTCCAGGACGACCCCGCCCGGGCCGACGCCGCCATCGAGACCCTGCGCATCGCCGCCGACCTGCGCCCCGACGAGGCCGGCCCCAAGATCCAGCTGGCCGAGCTCCTCCTGGAGGAGGAGGACCTCCAGGGCTCCCTGGAAAGCGCCCAGGAGGCCGTGAACCTCCAGCGGGACGGCGAGACCCTCTGCCTCCTGGCCGAGGCGCTCCTGGCCCGGGGCGAGGCCCCCAAGGCCATCCCCCTCCTCAAGGAGGCCTCCGGCTACCTGCCCGGGGACCTGCGGGTGCGCGAGCTCCTGGCCGAGGGCTACATCCTCGCCGACGAGCGTCCCAAGGCCTTCTCCATCCTCGCCGAGCTCCTGCGCCAGCACCCCGGGGACCCCCAGCTGCTCCTGCTCCTGGACGCCGAGAACGCCGCCCAGCTGCGCAGCGCCCGGGGCGGCAAGGCCGAGGCCCGCTACCTGCTGGACGACGCCGAGGACTGGCTGGCCGAAGCCAACCTTGCCGAGGCGGAGGCCGTCCTCAAGAAGGCCCGCCGCAAGGACAAGAGCGAGCGCCTGGAGTGGCTGGAACTGAACCTGGCCTACCAGAAGGACCCCAAGGCCCACCTGGGCAAGGCCGTGCTCTTCGCCGGCAGCCCCCGCCACCCGCGCCTGTGCTTCCAGGCCCTGCGCCTGGCCCTGGACACCCTCATGGACCGCAACGACGAGAAGGGCCTCAACCAGGCCCTGGAGGTCTTCTTCAACGCCCACCCCAAGAGCAGCGGCGCCTGGGAGGCGGCCATCATCCGCCAGGCCCACCGGCTCATGAATTCCCGGATCAACGAGGCCGACCTGGCCGAGGTGCGCCGGCTCCAGGCCAACCCCCTGCCCGGCCAGGAAGCCCGGGCCCGCACCCTGCTGGGCCAGTACCTCCTGGAACTCAAGCACCCCCGGGAGGTGGTCCAGCTTGTGGATCCGGTCATTGCAAGCGAGCCGACGATGATCAATCATTTCCAGTTGGGGATGGCCCTGGCGGCCCTCAGGGAGAAGGACGAAGCCCTGGCGGTGCTGCGGGACGGCCTGGAAGCGGACCCGGGCGACCTGCCCGAGAGCCAAACCACCCTGCTCCGGTCCCGGATGGAAGGAATGATTCATGACCTGGAGCAGCCTGCCGGTCATCTGTGA
- a CDS encoding sulfite exporter TauE/SafE family protein, translated as MLETWLNQSHALPWLAVMWIAGLLGSVGHCAGMCGPIVASFGLAQARQGGRMWPRHLLFQAGRVSTYALLGAAIGFLGGFARLQTVQDMHACCRPDGQALIAAQAWPWQVWVKLGIGFLMLLLGLFMALGRRADSLMEFPMPRPIQGFLARGLKWGGAPYLLGLAWGFIPCGLVYMMLLKALDAGSWRMGAAGMVCFGLGNVPILLGLGLAATRLRQSWRTGLLRVGGVLVGAMGGYILWQAVSLLRLQA; from the coding sequence GTGCTCGAGACCTGGCTGAACCAGTCCCACGCCCTGCCCTGGCTCGCGGTCATGTGGATCGCGGGGCTCCTGGGGTCCGTGGGGCACTGCGCCGGGATGTGCGGGCCCATCGTGGCCTCCTTCGGCCTGGCCCAGGCCCGGCAGGGGGGGCGCATGTGGCCCCGCCACCTTCTGTTCCAGGCGGGTCGGGTGAGCACGTACGCGCTCCTGGGGGCCGCCATCGGCTTCCTGGGCGGATTCGCGCGGCTCCAGACCGTGCAGGACATGCACGCCTGTTGCCGCCCCGACGGCCAGGCCCTCATCGCCGCCCAGGCCTGGCCGTGGCAGGTGTGGGTCAAGCTGGGCATCGGGTTCCTCATGCTGCTCCTGGGCCTGTTCATGGCCCTGGGCCGGCGCGCCGACAGCCTCATGGAATTCCCCATGCCCCGGCCCATCCAGGGCTTCCTGGCCCGGGGCCTCAAGTGGGGCGGGGCGCCCTACCTCCTGGGCCTGGCCTGGGGCTTCATCCCCTGCGGGCTGGTGTACATGATGCTGCTCAAGGCCCTGGACGCCGGCTCCTGGCGCATGGGGGCGGCGGGAATGGTCTGCTTCGGTCTGGGGAACGTGCCCATTCTCCTGGGCCTGGGCCTGGCCGCGACCCGGCTCAGGCAGTCCTGGCGCACCGGGCTCCTCCGGGTGGGCGGGGTGCTGGTGGGGGCCATGGGCGGGTACATCCTTTGGCAGGCGGTCAGCCTTTTAAGACTCCAAGCTTAG
- a CDS encoding PKD domain-containing protein: protein MRFTLRNSGIILSALSLALLCACGGGGGNSPNNKVAVNAPPAATAPVVNANTNSLVEYKIYTFTTTTTDPDLGDTVASCAWNFGDGSPIQTVTTAPFTVQHAFRVASAALAVTVTPTDSHGLAGTAASTTFAVAQASNPFTVTQVAPAAATLLSTQVGSTVAYTFDFMIDLDPASGLTYNAAGITFKSNDTLAGGSIGPVTAKPGTTNEWTVAVSFPAAAATDSRTFQPTLSVVDTSGALLSDLSTFPAMTVNTTLSAANPPVISVAAAPTIPVPGAANSTWQNVPITFTATATDPQSLPLTYSWSFGEAGGVGDVASTTALTQTHTYAAAGIYTMTFTATNGIPGGTKSISLVISILANAPPVLAYTQNPAGDPYAYQPITFTAGVTDPNLDASTITWDFGDGTPKVTGTTVTHTWTAMGVSNAYVTADDTKGGVVKVDIPVKVLANLPPVSQITTPAATGLLQNKSYAFTATATDPDATDTIKQFVWDFGDGVAVTSAPDASPTGVTRTTTVNHTFPTSVTGTIPVRVQAIDANGGVGDFSPSVAFQVVTTPLPVVVFTAPGATTLNVDLNGTVTQAFTFTVTNPRAGAGGATDPIPANLITFLPNDSAATVVSVVSNGGGAYTATVQYTGAAATGTRTTTPTAYATDSLGIVGVAAGGPAMTIKTLGANHTPAFTITTPAAPTTSALTSKAVKLVFTVSDQDDDPVTYTVNWGGPDTPCQPQVVTGTTTTSTLAGSTVTLTHVYPDSYAGTATVTVNGTDNRSSNATATQVSFTVAVTLNALPTAAITSPQASGTQPPAPLTILDGGQGVPVVPRPANSTDSYIVYIPAGGKLHFKGTGVLPTSGGTLTYAWTFPGGVPNASASADPGEVSFPGEAGKTIAYRVNLTVTDDTDAQNSSCVKSGRASLVVPKTTQMWVVVDGINTQQFTLNFLYRQIKDDTGQAVTPLPMVTTAANGLGAQIQVFQDGITYSYAVADAQGIKATITLPVRSDLPFWLAIPSWSSAIPDSRSYFMRIPNAPTGGFMDPTLGTTLDDNATVSSFGFKNPAAPAAPWNPVLNIVTAQGFAAETAQAAMRKLQGTTALIGGNLTDRWLFRPSVPFVTPLWEEPNNAVGTFAGISAFQTFAEWPLMLKTIPTAETPGTAGTSANLGINLDYKAYTPDSKNSDTYKASEFQAFRAPGASTDPYDLDAANWGLDSMLLAPAPVNSAVPAYFQSAVYDPQGSTAFSGGLTGLSIPYDPNDVNRQVAAPLTRGLNSIRSVFSYSEYLWSRVWQWPVTLNAATLSWVDSMNGNLGNFAGLRYTSATTWPRHTGITPRNSAFDLNATGQGSFDASFPAAENGGTPSPNGVGRFFWTAFTPFYNSVSGGTIARTWLADGASLQPPTNLTAAVAGNATARLGFLPPQDTMVDKRHREADGSLTYPNPLPTDTPVLGGYRVTWFNATTDGLGAPVAPDFWVVELEANGATQHFMLPGSFPAQTNVSDPSSGYPVFPGTTNPNPDTLPILTDARVPMTSGLIYTDPVAKTTLMTTVAPGYCWFDVPFELRPAAGTSATLRVFALKAILANNVAGKLAPRALNRTEWIEAIKTATGNVKIKASDDSDLSYAYKIPFNYAWDIVITNGPATPVAP, encoded by the coding sequence ATGAGATTCACACTGCGCAACTCCGGGATCATCCTTTCTGCCCTATCCTTGGCGCTGCTTTGCGCATGCGGTGGCGGAGGGGGGAACAGCCCCAACAACAAGGTCGCCGTCAACGCGCCGCCGGCCGCCACGGCCCCGGTGGTCAATGCCAACACCAACTCCCTGGTTGAATACAAAATCTACACGTTCACCACCACCACCACGGATCCCGACCTCGGCGACACCGTGGCCAGCTGCGCCTGGAACTTCGGGGACGGCTCCCCGATCCAGACGGTGACCACGGCCCCCTTCACCGTGCAGCACGCGTTCCGCGTGGCCTCCGCGGCCCTGGCCGTGACCGTGACGCCCACGGACAGCCACGGACTGGCCGGCACGGCCGCGAGCACCACCTTCGCCGTGGCCCAGGCCTCGAATCCCTTCACGGTCACCCAGGTGGCGCCCGCGGCGGCCACGCTCCTGTCCACCCAGGTGGGCAGCACCGTCGCCTACACCTTCGATTTCATGATCGATCTGGATCCCGCCAGCGGACTCACCTACAACGCCGCCGGCATCACCTTCAAGTCCAACGACACCCTCGCCGGGGGCTCCATCGGGCCCGTCACCGCCAAGCCGGGGACCACCAACGAATGGACCGTCGCCGTCTCCTTCCCGGCGGCCGCCGCCACCGACTCCCGCACCTTCCAGCCGACCCTCTCCGTCGTGGACACCAGCGGCGCGCTCCTGAGCGATCTCTCGACGTTCCCCGCCATGACCGTCAACACGACGCTCAGCGCGGCGAATCCCCCGGTCATCTCCGTGGCCGCCGCCCCGACGATCCCCGTCCCGGGGGCCGCCAACTCCACCTGGCAGAACGTCCCCATCACCTTCACCGCCACCGCCACGGATCCCCAGAGCCTCCCCCTCACCTATTCCTGGAGCTTCGGCGAGGCCGGCGGGGTGGGCGACGTGGCCAGCACCACCGCCCTGACCCAGACCCACACCTACGCGGCCGCGGGCATCTACACCATGACCTTCACGGCCACCAACGGCATTCCCGGCGGAACCAAGTCCATCTCCCTTGTCATCAGCATCCTGGCCAACGCGCCGCCCGTGCTCGCCTACACCCAGAACCCGGCGGGCGATCCCTACGCCTACCAGCCCATCACCTTCACCGCCGGCGTCACCGACCCCAACCTCGACGCCTCGACGATCACCTGGGACTTCGGTGACGGCACGCCCAAGGTCACCGGGACCACCGTGACCCACACCTGGACCGCCATGGGCGTCTCCAACGCCTACGTCACCGCCGACGACACCAAGGGCGGCGTCGTCAAGGTCGACATTCCCGTCAAGGTCCTGGCCAACCTGCCCCCCGTGTCCCAGATCACCACCCCCGCCGCCACGGGCCTGCTCCAGAACAAGAGCTACGCCTTCACCGCCACGGCGACCGATCCCGACGCGACGGACACCATCAAGCAGTTCGTGTGGGATTTCGGGGACGGCGTGGCCGTGACCTCGGCCCCCGACGCCAGCCCCACCGGCGTCACCCGCACCACCACCGTCAACCACACTTTCCCCACCTCCGTCACCGGCACCATCCCCGTGCGGGTCCAGGCCATCGACGCCAACGGCGGCGTGGGCGACTTCAGCCCCTCCGTGGCCTTCCAGGTGGTGACCACCCCGCTGCCGGTGGTGGTCTTCACGGCCCCCGGCGCCACCACCCTGAACGTGGACCTGAACGGAACGGTCACCCAGGCCTTCACCTTCACCGTGACCAATCCCCGGGCCGGCGCCGGCGGCGCGACGGATCCCATCCCCGCCAACCTCATCACCTTCCTTCCCAACGATAGCGCCGCGACCGTGGTGAGCGTCGTCAGCAACGGGGGAGGCGCCTACACCGCCACCGTCCAGTACACGGGCGCCGCGGCCACCGGGACGCGCACCACCACCCCCACCGCCTACGCCACCGACAGCCTGGGCATCGTCGGCGTCGCCGCCGGCGGTCCGGCCATGACCATCAAGACCCTGGGCGCGAACCACACCCCCGCCTTCACCATCACCACCCCGGCGGCCCCCACCACGTCGGCCCTCACCTCCAAGGCCGTCAAGCTCGTGTTCACCGTCTCCGACCAGGACGACGACCCCGTCACCTACACCGTGAACTGGGGCGGCCCCGATACGCCCTGCCAGCCGCAGGTCGTCACCGGCACCACCACCACCAGCACCCTGGCGGGCTCCACCGTGACCCTGACCCACGTGTACCCCGACAGCTACGCGGGCACCGCCACGGTCACCGTCAACGGCACCGACAACCGCAGCTCCAACGCCACCGCCACCCAGGTGTCCTTCACCGTGGCCGTGACCCTCAACGCGCTGCCCACGGCCGCCATCACCTCCCCCCAGGCCTCGGGCACCCAGCCTCCCGCTCCCCTGACCATCCTCGACGGGGGCCAGGGCGTTCCGGTCGTTCCCCGTCCCGCCAACAGCACCGATTCCTACATCGTCTACATCCCCGCGGGCGGGAAGCTGCACTTCAAGGGCACCGGCGTCCTTCCCACCTCCGGGGGCACCCTCACCTACGCCTGGACCTTCCCCGGCGGCGTGCCCAACGCCAGCGCCTCCGCCGATCCCGGCGAGGTCTCCTTCCCCGGCGAGGCCGGCAAGACCATCGCCTACCGCGTGAACCTCACGGTCACGGACGACACGGACGCCCAGAACAGCTCCTGCGTGAAATCCGGCCGCGCCAGCCTCGTGGTGCCCAAGACGACCCAGATGTGGGTGGTGGTGGACGGCATCAACACCCAGCAGTTCACCCTGAACTTCCTCTACCGGCAGATCAAGGACGACACGGGCCAGGCGGTCACGCCCCTGCCCATGGTGACCACGGCCGCCAACGGCCTCGGCGCCCAGATCCAGGTCTTCCAGGACGGCATCACCTACAGCTACGCGGTGGCCGATGCCCAGGGCATCAAGGCCACCATCACCCTGCCGGTGCGCTCGGACCTGCCCTTCTGGCTGGCCATTCCCTCCTGGTCGTCGGCCATTCCCGATTCCCGGTCCTATTTCATGCGCATTCCCAACGCGCCCACCGGCGGGTTCATGGATCCGACCCTGGGCACCACCCTGGATGACAACGCGACGGTCTCCTCCTTCGGCTTCAAGAACCCCGCCGCCCCCGCCGCCCCCTGGAACCCGGTCCTGAACATCGTCACCGCCCAGGGCTTCGCGGCCGAGACCGCCCAGGCCGCCATGCGCAAGCTGCAGGGCACCACGGCCCTGATCGGCGGGAACCTGACGGACCGCTGGCTGTTCCGCCCCTCCGTTCCGTTCGTCACGCCCCTCTGGGAGGAACCCAACAACGCCGTGGGCACCTTCGCGGGCATCTCGGCCTTCCAGACCTTCGCGGAATGGCCCCTCATGCTCAAGACGATCCCGACCGCCGAGACGCCGGGCACGGCTGGAACCTCCGCCAACCTGGGCATCAACCTCGATTACAAAGCCTACACTCCGGACTCGAAGAACTCGGACACCTACAAGGCTTCGGAATTCCAGGCCTTCCGCGCTCCCGGGGCATCCACGGATCCCTACGACCTGGACGCCGCCAATTGGGGCCTGGACAGCATGCTCCTGGCGCCCGCTCCCGTGAATTCGGCCGTTCCCGCCTACTTCCAGTCCGCGGTGTACGACCCCCAGGGCAGCACCGCCTTCTCCGGTGGCCTCACCGGCCTGTCCATCCCCTACGACCCCAACGACGTCAACCGGCAGGTGGCCGCGCCCCTCACCCGCGGCCTGAACAGCATCCGGAGCGTCTTCAGCTACTCCGAATACCTCTGGTCCCGGGTCTGGCAGTGGCCGGTCACCCTGAACGCCGCCACCCTCAGCTGGGTGGATTCCATGAACGGGAACCTGGGGAATTTCGCCGGCCTGCGCTACACCTCGGCCACCACCTGGCCCCGGCACACGGGCATCACCCCCCGCAACAGCGCCTTCGACCTCAATGCCACGGGCCAGGGCAGCTTCGACGCCTCCTTCCCCGCGGCGGAGAACGGCGGGACGCCCAGCCCCAACGGCGTCGGCCGGTTCTTCTGGACCGCCTTCACGCCCTTCTACAACAGCGTTTCGGGGGGCACCATCGCCCGCACCTGGCTGGCGGACGGGGCAAGCCTCCAGCCGCCCACCAACCTCACCGCCGCCGTCGCGGGCAATGCCACGGCCCGCTTGGGCTTCCTCCCGCCCCAGGACACCATGGTCGACAAGCGCCACCGGGAAGCGGACGGCAGTCTCACCTACCCCAACCCGCTCCCCACGGACACCCCCGTCCTCGGCGGCTACCGGGTCACCTGGTTCAATGCCACCACCGACGGCCTCGGGGCCCCCGTGGCGCCGGATTTCTGGGTGGTGGAACTCGAGGCCAATGGCGCGACCCAGCACTTCATGCTGCCCGGCAGTTTCCCGGCCCAGACGAACGTCAGCGACCCCTCCAGCGGCTACCCGGTCTTCCCCGGCACCACCAACCCGAACCCCGACACCCTGCCGATCCTCACCGACGCCCGGGTCCCCATGACCAGCGGCCTGATCTACACGGATCCGGTGGCCAAGACCACCCTCATGACCACCGTCGCCCCCGGCTACTGCTGGTTCGACGTGCCCTTCGAGCTCCGGCCCGCCGCCGGCACCAGCGCCACCCTGCGGGTCTTTGCCCTCAAGGCGATCCTGGCCAACAACGTCGCCGGCAAGCTGGCCCCCCGCGCCCTGAACCGCACGGAGTGGATCGAGGCCATCAAGACGGCCACCGGCAACGTCAAGATCAAGGCCAGCGATGATTCGGACCTCAGCTACGCCTACAAGATCCCCTTCAACTACGCCTGGGACATCGTGATTACCAACGGCCCCGCCACCCCGGTGGCACCCTGA
- a CDS encoding PKD domain-containing protein: MRPMLRSPWTLLPGLVPVLLCGCTMGGWNSPRERLAINSPPAVTAPMANPADANLIQYKTYLFTTGATDPDLYDRVVSCVWDFGDGSPAEAVTAPPFSVQHAFLAAGAPVKVTVTARDTHGLNGPASSATFTVSAAANPFLVLPVAPAAPSTLQVPQGASVTVDFQFRVTYDGMGTVPNENFTLVPGSPLATANPGVKVMGTLDGGGAWTVSAVYPASGGAGTAYSVTPTLKVKDSLNIQSVPAVFPTLTIQTVARP, from the coding sequence ATGAGACCCATGCTGCGCTCCCCCTGGACCCTCCTCCCAGGCCTGGTGCCGGTTCTGCTGTGCGGCTGCACCATGGGGGGCTGGAACAGCCCCCGGGAACGGCTCGCCATCAACTCGCCGCCCGCAGTGACCGCGCCGATGGCCAATCCGGCTGATGCCAACCTTATTCAATACAAAACGTATCTCTTCACCACGGGCGCGACGGATCCGGACCTGTACGACCGGGTGGTGAGCTGCGTCTGGGACTTCGGGGACGGGTCGCCGGCGGAGGCCGTCACCGCGCCGCCCTTCTCGGTGCAGCACGCCTTCCTGGCCGCGGGCGCCCCGGTGAAGGTGACGGTCACCGCCCGGGACACCCACGGGTTGAACGGCCCCGCCTCCTCCGCCACCTTCACGGTATCGGCGGCCGCCAATCCCTTCCTGGTCCTTCCCGTCGCGCCGGCGGCCCCGTCCACCCTCCAGGTGCCCCAGGGCGCCAGCGTCACGGTGGACTTCCAGTTCCGGGTCACCTACGACGGCATGGGCACGGTGCCCAACGAGAACTTCACCCTCGTCCCGGGCAGCCCCCTGGCCACGGCCAACCCCGGCGTCAAGGTCATGGGCACCCTGGACGGCGGCGGGGCCTGGACCGTGTCCGCGGTGTACCCGGCCTCGGGCGGCGCCGGCACGGCCTATTCCGTCACACCCACCCTGAAGGTGAAGGACAGCCTGAACATCCAGAGCGTGCCGGCGGTCTTCCCCACCCTGACCATCCAGACCGTGGCCCGCCCCTGA
- a CDS encoding MqnA/MqnD/SBP family protein yields the protein MPFTIAHSPDSDDAYMMAPLALGWMDTEGFDFRFVRKDIETLNAEALGAPYEVTAISFGAYPELAGTYQLLTAGSSIQEGTGPVVISRKPMAPAELAGVTVAIPGLRTSAYLALRRWMPGLKVELVPFDRIMESVEEGRYEAGLLIHESQLMFRDRGLHLVEDLGAWWKADCGLPLPMGGNAIRRDLPEEIKTRFASLMRRSVELARERHDESVAYSQSFGRGMDTEMIGRYVRAWVNDFTVDPGPRGRAAVDRLLGMTVQWVQG from the coding sequence ATGCCCTTCACCATCGCCCACAGCCCCGATTCCGACGACGCCTACATGATGGCCCCCCTGGCCCTGGGCTGGATGGACACCGAGGGCTTCGACTTCCGCTTCGTGCGCAAGGACATCGAGACCCTCAACGCCGAGGCCCTGGGGGCGCCGTACGAAGTGACCGCCATCAGCTTCGGGGCCTACCCGGAACTGGCCGGCACGTACCAGCTGCTCACCGCCGGCTCCAGCATCCAGGAGGGGACCGGTCCCGTGGTGATCTCCCGCAAACCCATGGCCCCCGCGGAGCTGGCCGGGGTCACCGTGGCCATCCCGGGGCTTCGCACCAGCGCCTACCTGGCCCTGCGCCGGTGGATGCCGGGCCTGAAGGTGGAACTGGTGCCCTTCGACCGGATCATGGAATCCGTCGAGGAGGGCCGGTACGAGGCGGGCCTCCTCATCCACGAAAGCCAGCTCATGTTCCGGGACCGGGGCCTGCACCTGGTGGAGGACCTGGGCGCCTGGTGGAAGGCCGACTGCGGCCTGCCCCTGCCCATGGGCGGCAACGCCATCCGCCGGGATCTGCCGGAGGAGATCAAGACCCGCTTCGCCAGCCTCATGCGGCGCAGCGTGGAACTGGCGCGGGAGCGCCACGACGAGTCCGTGGCCTATTCCCAGTCCTTCGGCCGGGGCATGGACACGGAGATGATCGGGCGCTACGTGCGGGCCTGGGTGAACGATTTCACCGTGGATCCCGGCCCCCGGGGCCGCGCGGCGGTGGACCGGCTCCTGGGCATGACGGTCCAGTGGGTCCAGGGGTGA
- a CDS encoding tetratricopeptide repeat protein gives MSTDDKKQEAMELVSKAYQHHMRGEVDRAIELYSKSLELHRTPEAYTYRGWARSFQKDFDAAIADCHRAIDLDPEYGNPYNDIGAYYLELGQYEDTIPWLHMALKAKRYESYCYPHYNLGRVYEALDKLELALDHYRSAVLENPGYALAVKAVERVKEKLSVCSRG, from the coding sequence ATGAGCACCGACGACAAGAAGCAAGAGGCGATGGAACTGGTGAGCAAGGCCTACCAGCACCACATGCGCGGCGAAGTGGACCGGGCCATCGAACTCTACAGCAAGTCCCTGGAGCTGCACCGGACGCCCGAGGCCTACACCTACCGCGGATGGGCCCGGTCCTTCCAGAAGGACTTCGACGCCGCCATCGCCGACTGCCACCGGGCCATCGACCTGGACCCGGAGTACGGCAACCCCTACAACGACATCGGCGCCTACTACCTGGAACTGGGCCAGTACGAGGACACCATCCCCTGGCTCCACATGGCTCTCAAGGCCAAGCGCTACGAGAGCTACTGCTACCCCCACTACAACCTGGGCCGGGTGTACGAGGCCCTGGACAAGCTGGAGCTGGCCCTGGACCACTACCGCAGCGCGGTGCTGGAGAACCCCGGCTACGCCCTGGCGGTGAAGGCGGTGGAGCGGGTGAAGGAGAAGCTGAGCGTCTGCTCCCGGGGCTGA